From a region of the Brachionichthys hirsutus isolate HB-005 chromosome 9, CSIRO-AGI_Bhir_v1, whole genome shotgun sequence genome:
- the micos13 gene encoding MICOS complex subunit MIC13 — MTSKVLPAVKLATKVTIAGGALYIACDSGLLGNSQQGSEALGKAKAAIRPAIEEWVKYFGLEAQFPTMPKIEFAPVQAWNSGVRWTISALSEAPTKASHYTNKYLQYFKDLTK; from the exons ATGACATCAAAGGTTCTTCCGGCTGTGAA GCTGGCCACCAAGGTGACCATCGCAGGAGGAGCTCTTTACATCGCCTGCGACTCTGGTCTGCTGGGAAACAGTCAGCAGGGCTCAGAAGCCCTTGGGAAGGCCAAGGCTGCAATACGGCCCGCCATAGAGGAATGGGTGAAGTACTTTGGCCTGGAG GCTCAGTTTCCAACAATGCCGAAGATTGAGTTTGCTCCTGTTCAGGCGTGGAACTCGG GAGTGCGGTGGACAATTTCAGCTCTTTCAGAAGCACCAACGAAAGCAAGTCATTACACAAATAAGTATTTGCAGTACTTTAAAGACCTCACAAAGTAA
- the LOC137899113 gene encoding spindlin-Z-like, whose protein sequence is MSKKRGRKRSSGELSDSSIPDPNSILGVRIQHNWREKGNQSKWKGTVLDRLGVNPSLFMVKYDGFDCVYGIELFKDERVSNLHVLSEKVVNNKIKMPPGAEELVGKAVEHLFEKEDGEKNEWRGMVLSRAPVMTNWYYITYEKDPVLYMYQLWDDYADGDLRILPEAENKHLLPADRKPGEETESLVGKQVEYVTDKGVKRTGLVIYQVPAKPSVYYIKYDDDFHIHVYDLVKTT, encoded by the exons ATGTCCAAGAAAAGGGGCAG AAAGCGAAGTAGCGGAGAGCTGAGTGACTCGTCGATCCCAGACCCCAACAGCATTCTGGGAGTCCGCATTCAGCATAACTGGCGCGAGAAGGGGAACCAAAGCAAATGGAAGGGGACAGTTCTCGACAGGCTGGGCGTGAACCCTTCACTCTTCATGGTGAAATACGACGGCTTTGACTGCGTCTACGGCATTGAGCTGTTCAAGGACGAGAGAGTGTCAAATTTGCACGTCCTTTCTGAAAAAGTTG TAAACAATAAAATCAAGATGCCTCCGGGAGCAGAGGAGCTGGTGGGCAAAGCGGTcgagcatctgtttgagaaggaggatggagagaagaacGAGTGGCGAGGAATGGTCCTCTCCAGAGCACCGGTCATGACCAACTGGTATTATATTACTTATGAAAAAGACCCAGTTCTTTATATGTACCAGCTCTGGGATGACTATGCTGATGGAGACCTCAGGATTCTGCCTGAAGCAG AAAACAAGCACCTGCTGCCTGCAGACAGGAAACCGGGAGAAGAAACCGAGAGTCTGGTGGGGAAACAAGTGGAGTATGTCACTGACAAAGGAGTGAAGAGAACAGGCCTGGTCATCTACCAGGTCCCGGCAAAGCCCTCTGTCTACTACATTAAGTATGATGATGACTTTCATATCCACGTCTATGACTTGGTCAAAACAACCTAG
- the LOC137899336 gene encoding mast cell protease 1A-like: MASNSALLLLFVVTGADASHIVGGRESAPHSRPYMALLQVRGNLICGGALVKENFVLTAAHCQIATPYTVVLGTNSLSGNESTRQEFRTVRSIPHPNYDYHANDIMLLKLNGSAQLNEAVQLINLTAARMGRSRNCITAGWGDIGDNRTVATRLQEVNVTTLGQRSCRRRWGSVPIARSMICGTGERDIQGFCSGDSGGPLVCDGDAAGVVSFSGRRCGQRRTPDVYTRVSSFRDWILREINSN; this comes from the exons ATGGCAAGCAACTCTGCTCTTCTGCTGCTCTTTGTCGTGACTG GAGCTGATGCCTCTCACATCGTCGGAGGCAGAGAAAGTGCCCCCCACTCGCGCCCGTATATGGCCTTGTTACAAGTGCGAGGGAACTTGATCTGTGGGGGGGCCCTGGTGAAAGAGAACTTTGTGCTCACAGCAGCACATTGTCAGATAGCAAC accATATACAGTGGTGCTTGGAACCAATTCCCTTTCTGGCAATGAGTCAACGAGGCAGGAATTCAGGACTGTCAGATCCATTCCACATCCCAACTATGATTATCATGCTAATGACATCATGCTCCTGAAG CTCAATGGCAGCGCCCAATTGAATGAAGCAGTGCAGCTAATCAATCTGACCGCTGCCAGGATGGGTCGCTCCCGTAATTGCATCACAGCTGGCTGGGGGGATATAGGGGATAACAGAACCGTAGCAACCAGGCTTCAGGAGGTGAACGTAACCACGCTGGGCCAGCGGTCCTGTCGACGGAGATGGGGGAGTGTTCCCATTGCCAGATCAATGATTTGTGGCACTGGGGAAAGGGACATTCAAGGCTTCTGCTCT GGAGACTCTGGTGGACCGTTGGTGTGTGACGGAGACGCAGCAGGTGTCGTCTCCTTTTCTGGACGGAGATGTGGTCAGCGCAGAACTCCTGATGTCTACACGCGTGTGTCTTCTTTCCGTGACTGGATTCTACGTGAGATAAACAGCAATTAG